One genomic window of Cercospora beticola chromosome 5, complete sequence includes the following:
- a CDS encoding uncharacterized protein (antiSMASH:Cluster_3): MQNLVRFLETIPSNKGTSRLAEAYRFVHSLMEAPDPWQAVAAAYKDEERPVTRDEVYRAFGGNVVRLRNHFDDRLAGWRWDSVIVEMLKSQEWHERIRLELKEKKEKKTEDDGHDDMNGHRD, from the coding sequence ATGCAAAACCTTGTTCGCTTTCTTGAAACGATCCCAAGCAACAAGGGCACGAGTCGTCTCGCCGAAGCTTACAGATTCGTCCACTCACTCATGGAAGCCCCAGATCCATGGCAGGCTGTCGCTGCGGCTTACAAAGACGAAGAGCGTCCTGTAACTCGCGATGAAGTCTACAGAGCATTTGGCGGTAATGTCGTGAGGTTGAGAAATCACTTTGATGACCGTCTTGCTGGATGGCGATGGGACTCGGTTATTGTGGAAATGCTGAAAAGTCAAGAGTGGCATGAACGTATACGACTAGAgttgaaagagaagaaggagaagaagacagaAGATGATGGTCATGATGATATGAATGGGCATCGGGATTAG